The following are encoded together in the Xanthobacter autotrophicus Py2 genome:
- a CDS encoding 3-oxoadipate enol-lactonase (TIGRFAM: 3-oxoadipate enol-lactonase~PFAM: alpha/beta hydrolase fold~KEGG: rle:pRL110089 putative b-ketoadipate enol-lactone hydrolase), translating to MPFIAAGEITTHYALEGPEGAPVLLLANSLGTSFHVWDPVMAELAATFRVLRYDMRGHGLTDATPLPAENAGYSIPLLAADALALLDALGIEKVHVCGLSIGGMVAQHLAATAPTRVDRLVLCDTSALIGPASVWDERITGIRRDGLAAIAPGVMGRWFTDAFREKAPQLMRGYANMVARTTLDGYLGCAMAVRDADLRAAAATITAPTLVIVGDQDPATPPASAQALAAAIPGARLEVIADASHIPCVEQPAALTRLLVPFLTAA from the coding sequence ATGCCCTTCATCGCCGCCGGAGAGATCACCACCCACTACGCCCTCGAAGGCCCCGAGGGCGCCCCCGTGCTGCTGCTCGCCAATTCGCTGGGCACCAGCTTCCATGTGTGGGACCCGGTGATGGCCGAGCTTGCGGCCACCTTCCGGGTGCTGCGCTACGACATGCGCGGCCACGGCCTCACCGACGCGACGCCCCTGCCGGCCGAGAACGCCGGCTATTCCATCCCCCTGCTCGCCGCCGATGCGCTGGCTCTGCTGGATGCCCTCGGCATCGAAAAGGTCCACGTGTGCGGCCTCTCCATCGGCGGCATGGTGGCCCAGCATCTGGCCGCGACGGCACCGACCCGCGTGGACCGGCTGGTGCTGTGCGACACCTCGGCCCTCATCGGCCCGGCCTCGGTGTGGGACGAGCGCATCACCGGCATCCGCCGCGACGGCCTCGCCGCCATCGCGCCGGGGGTGATGGGCCGCTGGTTCACGGATGCTTTCCGGGAGAAGGCGCCGCAGCTCATGCGCGGCTATGCCAACATGGTGGCCCGTACCACGCTGGACGGCTATCTCGGCTGCGCCATGGCGGTGCGCGACGCGGACCTCAGGGCAGCGGCGGCCACCATCACCGCCCCCACCCTCGTCATCGTCGGCGACCAGGACCCGGCGACGCCCCCCGCCTCGGCGCAGGCGCTGGCCGCGGCCATCCCCGGCGCCCGGCTGGAGGTGATCGCGGACGCCTCCCACATCCCCTGCGTGGAGCAGCCCGCAGCCCTCACCCGCCTGCTGGTGCCGTTCCTGACCGCCGCCTGA